One window of the Eucalyptus grandis isolate ANBG69807.140 chromosome 6, ASM1654582v1, whole genome shotgun sequence genome contains the following:
- the LOC108957141 gene encoding probable disease resistance protein At1g15890 isoform X2, whose protein sequence is MDFANPLLELVKELWCFASKPLGYIYHLKDNVDSLRKTIEDLEDMSYDVKVRVVHEEKEARAVRTKQVANWLGKVQEFVDRVYQVLREVEERDKIKCLCRCLPPNCWSSYKLGKRVNQMLNEAREFQPKEGEFNIVTSPLPPPQVLGMPMDKTVGLDSSFKEVWKWLVDEKKVGMIGLYGIGGVGKTTLMKRINMELSRTNRGLDVVIWVVVSRQVNKDRIQDNIRKRLDIKDELWKGWSWDERVHHLCEDLNMKKFVLLIDDLWGRLDLLQIGVPRPSPENGSKVVFTTRSKQVCDQMVANKIFKVQCLTPEEALELFENNVGKSTIDSHPDIPVLAKGIARECDGLPLALITIGRAMAGIANPHEWKHALTTLRNKPHNLPGMVEEVYNILEFSYNSLKDSTQQCFLYCCLFPRITP, encoded by the coding sequence ATGGATTTCGCAAATCCTCTTTTAGAACTCGTCAAAGAGTTGTGGTGCTTTGCCAGCAAACCTTTGGGCTACATTTATCATCTTAAAGATAATGTCGACTCTTTGAGGAAAACAATTGAAGACCTAGAGGACATGAGCTACGATGTGAAGGTAAGGGTGGtacatgaagaaaaagaagcacgTGCAGTGCGCACGAAACAAGTGGCGAATTGGTTAGGAAAAGTACAAGAGTTTGTTGATCGAGTATATCAAGTTCTTCGGGAAGTCGAGGAACGTGACAAAATCAAATGTCTATGTCGTTGTCTTCCACCGAACTGTTGGTCCAGTTATAAATTGGGGAAAAGAGTTAATCAAATGCTCAATGAAGCGAGAGAGTTCCAACCCAAGGAAGGAGAATTCAACATTGTGACGTCACCATTGCCTCCCCCTCAAGTGCTCGGGATGCCTATGGACAAGACAGTGGGGCTTGATAGTTCATTTAAGGAAGTGTGGAAATGGCTTGTAGACGAGAAAAAAGTAGGAATGATTGGGTTATACGGAATAGGTGGTGTGGGAAAGACCACCCTCATGAAAAGGATCAACATGGAGCTTTCTCGCACAAATCGTGGATTAGATGTTGTTATTTGGGTGGTGGTGTCCAGGCAAGTGAACAAAGATAGAATTCAAGACAACATAAGGAAAAGGCTGGACATTAAAGATGAGCTCTGGAAAGGATGGTCATGGGATGAAAGGGTCCATCATCTGTGCGAAGATTTGAATATGAAGAAGTTTGTATTGTTGATTGATGATCTATGGGGGAGGCTGGACCTTTTACAAATTGGAGTTCCTCGTCCTAGTCCCGAGAATGGATCCAAAGTTGTATTCACAACTCGGTCAAAGCAAGTATGTGACCAAATGGTAGCGAACAAGATCTTCAAAGTACAATGTTTGACACCCGAAGAAGCCTTGGAATTATTTGAGAACAACGTTGGCAAATCGACTATAGATTCTCATCCAGATATTCCAGTGCTCGCCAAGGGCATTGCCCGAGAGTGCGATGGGTTGCCACTAGCCCTTATTACTATTGGGCGAGCCATGGCTGGCATAGCTAATCCCCATGAGTGGAAACATGCGTTGACAACACTAAGGAACAAACCGCACAACCTGCCAGGTATGGTGGAAGAAGTGTACAACATATTAGAGTTCAGTTATAATAGCTTAAAAGATTCTACCCAACAATGCTTCCTTTACTGTTGTCTCTTCCCGAGGATTACCCCATAG